AGCGTTCCGACCAGACGACCAACGCCTTCACCATCAGTTTCCTGAATTGCTCCTTCGAGTACATCGCCGGCCTCGCGATCTTCAGCCTCCTCTTCAGCTTCGCCATCGCGCCGCGCGCGTCCACCCTCGGCATGACCTTCTTCGTCATCCCCCAGGGGATCGGCTCCTTCCCCGTCGGCTGCCGTTTCTTCGGCGTTCTCTTCTTCACCCTCCTCCTGACGGCGGGGCTCACGTCGTCGGTGTCGCTGGTGGAAGCGGTCGGATCGGGGATCATCGACAAGTTCGGCGTTTCCCGTCGCCGGACGGTGATCATCATCTCCCTGATCGGGACGATCGGCTCCTGTTGCTTCGCCCTTCCCCATATCGTCGATCCCGCCCTCGATTCGAACGGCACGCTCGGTCTCTCTCTTCTCGATCTGTTCGACCACTGGGCGTTTTCCTACGGGCTTCTGACCTGCGGCTTCCTGGAGTGCGTCTTCGTCGGCTGGGTGCTCGGCGCGGACAAGCTCCGGGCGTACCTGAACGAGCGATCGAGGATTCACCTTCCCCGCGCCTTCGAGTGGCTGATCCGCTACGTCATCCCCGCGGTGATCCTCTTTATCCTGGGCTGGTCGATCCGGGGCGAGGTGACCGGCGGGCTCTACGGCCACGACATGAAGACCGGGACGGTCCGGAACCTGGAGGTGCTGGCGCTGGCTGGGTGGATCTTTTTCACCGCCGGCGGGGCGCTGGCCCTGACCGGGGCGGGCGTGTGGCATCGCCGCCGCGGGAAATCGCTGATGGACGGAGTGGACGGATGAGACGAGTCGCCACGATCGCCCTGCCGTTTTTTCTTCTGCTCGCCGCCGCCGCGACGGCCGCGGCGGTGACGGTGGAGCTGGAAGGCGCACACCCGGTGCGCGGCGAGGCGATCACGGTCCGCTTGAGCGAAGCGGAGGGCGCGGGCCCCTTCGTTTTGGAGGCGACCTACCGCCCCAACAGCCAAACCGAACGGACAGAGAGGGCCGGCGTGTTCGACGAAAGGGGCGCTCTCTCCTGGACGCCTCGTGACGCGGGGATCACGCGGCTCCGCGCGCTCGCCCCGGACGGCGCCGAGCTTTGGAGCGGCAACACGGCGGTCTGGTACCCGTCCCCCCCCAAATCGGGGATCCTGATCTTCCTGTTCGCCGGGCTTCTTCTCTTCGGCGGCGCGGGTCTCTCCATGCGACGCGCCCTCGAGCCGGACCGCGACTGACTTTTTCCTTCCCGAATAGGCTTGGCAAGGGGGCGGGATTCCCGATAGCCTGGACCCCGGCGAAGAGGTTTCCCTTTCCGGAGGCTCCCCCCGAGCGCGCCGGAAAGGACCGCCGGCCGGCCCGAGGCGGCGCGGTGGAAGAGAAGCAACCGTCCGGCCTTCCGGGCTTGAAACCGAGGAGATTCCTATGCCGAGCGTGGTAACCGA
This is a stretch of genomic DNA from Candidatus Eisenbacteria bacterium. It encodes these proteins:
- a CDS encoding sodium-dependent transporter, producing MSQTDRGQWKSKIGFILAASGSAIGLGNIVFFSANAYRYGAGAFYIPYLVALFLLGIPVMMLELGIGNRAQRGFPEAMYRIAGVKGEWVGWFGLLNASVITMYYITILSWVFGMWLRAFGSLWEPSAVPAFQCPPGALSNSMAHFFDMVSRYDTIGYVIVVWFLNALIVWWGTNSIEKAVKVFVPLMWIFMIALIVRGVTLEGGGQGLQLLFTPDFEVMRSVEVWQGAFSQIFFTLSLGFGIMATYASYLPKRSDQTTNAFTISFLNCSFEYIAGLAIFSLLFSFAIAPRASTLGMTFFVIPQGIGSFPVGCRFFGVLFFTLLLTAGLTSSVSLVEAVGSGIIDKFGVSRRRTVIIISLIGTIGSCCFALPHIVDPALDSNGTLGLSLLDLFDHWAFSYGLLTCGFLECVFVGWVLGADKLRAYLNERSRIHLPRAFEWLIRYVIPAVILFILGWSIRGEVTGGLYGHDMKTGTVRNLEVLALAGWIFFTAGGALALTGAGVWHRRRGKSLMDGVDG